In a single window of the Elaeis guineensis isolate ETL-2024a chromosome 4, EG11, whole genome shotgun sequence genome:
- the LOC105034848 gene encoding uncharacterized protein gives MASKENSTSKPRRRRRFSWISSCFGWSPLSDSGNTETPISGTVVKGSWFSRLRSPTKKRTVPVDVLAGATPVVAPKKKPASAKKSFFQKFRKDKSSEKRSSPHHPHQPQNPAAETDVTAETHHVQVRHVASKCDARSKPAPLYRVRDAARTGTRSSHPGSPEPGHRTTSDAILRNSNHKKTWKRCNETIGCLTDSSLRLSVLALAIVLTLLLGRACASVCMSACFYLLPRFRVATTVVRNPVSRKVDDEIDMSSEEHKKRVVLMGLLQREGRRPSATIRAGTR, from the exons ATGGCTTCCAAGGAGAACTCCACCTCCAAACCCCGTCGCCGGCGGCGATTTTCTTGGATTTCGTCATGTTTCGGATGGTCGCCTTTGTCGGATTCCGGCAACACCGAGACGCCGATCTCTGGTACTGTCGTCAAAGGTTCTTGGTTTTCTCGGTTGAGGTCTCCGACAAAGAAGAGGACCGTGCCGGTGGATGTCTTGGCCGGTGCAACCCCCGTCGTTGCACCGAAGAAGAAGCCGGCGTCTGCGAAGAAGAGCTTCTTCCAGAAATTTAGGAAG GACAAGAGCAGTGAGAAGCGCTCTTCGCCTCACCACCCCCACCAACCCCAGAACCCGGCAGCAGAGACCGACGTCACCGCCGAGACCCACCACGTCCAGGTTCGCCATGTTGCCTCCAAGTGTGATGCCCGCAGCAAGCCAGCGCCACTCTACCGGGTGCGCGACGCAGCCCGGACAGGCACCCGGAGCAGCCACCCCGGCTCGCCGGAGCCCGGCCACCGCACCACCTCCGACGCCATTCTTCGCAACTCTAACCACAAGAAAACCTGGAAGAGGTGCAACGAGACGATCGGATGTCTCACGGACTCCTCTCTTAGGCTGTCGGTGCTCGCCTTGGCGATCGTTCTGACGCTTCTACTCGGCCGGGCCTGCGCCAGCGTCTGCATGAGTGCATGCTTCTACCTCCTGCCTCGTTTTAGGGTGGCCACGACTGTGGTGAGGAACCCTGTTAGCAGGAAGGTTGATGATGAGATTGATATGAGCTCGGAGGAGCACAAGAAGAGAGTGGTGTTGATGGGTTTACTCCAACGTGAAGGCCGGCGGCCATCGGCGACAATTCGGGCGGGCACGCGATAG